The sequence below is a genomic window from Flavobacterium sediminilitoris.
TAAACCATCTAAACGTAATGAAAGACCATGTTTACCTATGTATGTTTCACCTGTAGTGTAAAACCCTAAACTACTTTGATATGATTCTGATCTATTTGAAAAATCGCTTGCAAATAATTCTCCTGAATTTCTTCCATGAGCTACTAATGACTGCAAAACAATTTCTTTAGTTTCCATATTAATCACCCACATTCTTTCTTCGTTTGAAGACAAACTAAAATCAACAATTGTTAAATATTCTTTTTCTATTAAACCTTGTTCTTTTAAATTGTTATATCCTTCAAAAGCTTTAAAAAAACTATCAAAATTAGGCAACTTATATTCATTGGATGTTATATTGCTATAAAATGACTTACATTTTATCTCTAATGCTAATTTTAAGTTTGCTGCTACTAATTTTGGATCTGTACTTTTATTAATTTCTACCCTTTCAATACCTTTGAAAGTAGTAAAGCTAAATAATAAAAAACTTAGGGCAAAAAGGGGGATTAATCGGTAATTCATTGTAAGTCTAGTAGTTATTATATTGTTAAGCGGTTCCAAATATATTTAAAAAAAACTAAGAAACAAATTTTTTTACACCATTAGTCGAAAAAAAATGCTTTTTATCGGTTTTCCATACAAAACGTTAAAGATATTATAATTTATTTCACACAAAATCGAATAATTTTAAATTTGCGAAAAAAGTTTCATGTATAATAACTTCATTATCTGCGTTTTATTGCTATTAACTACACAAAAAATATTTTCGCAAAAAACAGACAGCATAAAAAAAAGTTTGAAAGCAGAAAAAAAAACAAATAATGTTATTATTGATGGGATTTTAAATGAAGATGATTGGCTAAATGCATCCGTTGCAGACAACTTCTACACTTTTGAGCCTAATAACGGAACCCTTGTTTCAAAAGAGCTAAGAACTGAGGTTAAGGTTCTTTATGATAACGATGCAATTTATATTGGAGCTTTACTTTACGACAATGATCCTTCAAAAATTTTAAAAGAAATAACAGAAAGAGATCGATTTGGTACTGCCGATTCTTTTGGTGTTTTTATAAATGGGTATAATGATGGTCAGCAAGACTTCCAATTTTATGTTTCTGCTGCAAATGGTCAGTCTGACTGTAATTTTACTTCTCAGAACGGAGAAGATTATTCATGGAATGCTATTTGGGAAAGTAAAACAAAAATAACAGACATTGGTTGGATTGTAGAAATTAAAATTCCTTATGCGGCTTTGCGTTTCCCTAGTTCAAATATTCAAACATGGGGAATTAATTTTTTTAGGGAAATAAAAAGAACCCGACAAAAATATACTTGGTCACATATTAATAATAATGTAGGAACATTTTCTCAACAAGCAGGAATTTTAAATGGAATTGAAAACATATCAACTCCTACTCGATTATTTCTAATTCCTTATGCTTCTTCTTATTTAAATTCCAATAAAGAAGACACAGAGTTAACATTAAAAGGTGGTTTAGATATTAAATATGGTATAAATGATGCTTTTACTCTTGATGCTATTTTAATTCCAGATTTTGGGCAAACCAAATTTGATAATGTAGAATTAAATTTAGGTCCATTTGAACAAGAATTCAATGAAAATAGACCTTTTTTTACTGAAGGAACTGATTTATTCAACAAAGGAGATTTATTATATACTAGACGAATAGGTGCTTCTCCCATTTTCAAACCTAAATTAGGTGCAAACGAAAGAGTTGATGAATTTCCAAGCACAACAAATCTTCTTAATGCTCTAAAAATATCTGGACGTAATGATGACGGTCTTGGAATAGGTTTTCTTAATGCTATAACCGAAGAAACAACTGTTACAATACGAAACACAGAAGACGGAAGCTCTAGAAGAAAGGTAGTATCGCCTCTAACAAATTACAATGTAACTGTTTTCGATCAAAGGTTTAATAAAAATTCATCTGTAACATTTATAAACACAAACGTTACTAGAAATGGTAGTTTTAGAGATGCCAACGTTTCAGGAATTGTCTTCGATTTGAATACTAAAAAAAACACATTTAATCTTAGTGGAAAAGCAAATCTTAGTAGTGTTTATGATGAGAAAAACACTAATGGAATAAACTCTTCTTTAGCCATAGGTGAAACATCTGGAAAATACAGATTTGGAATAGGCGCTGAATACATTTCTAAAGATTTCGACAATAATGATTTAGGTATTAATTTTCAAACTAATTACTATAGTTTTTACACAAATACTAGCTATAGAATATTAAATCCTACTAAAATATTTAACTCTTTTAGAGTACTGCTTAGCTCATATATTGAATTTAATAATCTTACCAACGAAATTCAACAAAACAACTTTGGTATAGATATAAATACTACATCAAGAAAAAATCATTATGTAGGAATGGGTTATAATATAAAACCTTATGAAAGGTATGATTATTACGAACCTAGAATTACGGATCGGTTCTTAATTACTCCTAAGCTTCAAAATTTTTGGTTTAGCATTTCTTCAAACTATAACAATAAATTTGCATTAGATTTAAATATTGAATATGTTGATTTTGATCAAAATGGGAGATCTGACTTTGATTTTAGTATTAAACCAAGATATCGATTCAGTGACCAATTTTCATTAATTTATGAGATAAACCCTTATACACAAAAAGACAATATTGGTTTTATTGATTATATTGATAGCAGTAATGAAATTATTATGGCTCAAAGAAACAGAACTACTTTAAATAATAATTTAACGAGTAAGTTTTCTATTAATAGCCAAATGAATTTTAATTTATCCGTTAGACATTATTGGTCTATTGCTGAAAACAATGCTTTTTTCTCGTTACAAGAAACTGGAAGACTTATTGAAAAAACAGATTATACTGAAAACAAAAACTCTAGTTTTAGTACTTGGAATTTAGACTTATCTTACTCATGGTGGTTTGCTCCTGGAAGCCAAGCTACTATTTTATACAGGAATAATGCTACAAACTCAACTAACGATATTAACAAAAATTTCAATAAGAATTTAGATACATTATTCTCAGATAAACTAAATCATGTTTTCTCAATAAGTATTCGTTACTTCATTGATTATAATCAAACTAAAAATTGGTTTAAAAAAGCATAGTCTTTGTATTGCTTTATTATCTTTGTTGTAATGTTATAAATTATTAAAGATGATGAACAAGAAAGTTATCCTAATGATATTAGACGGTTGGGGTAAATCTCCCGATCCAAAAGTATCTGCTATAGACAATGCTTACACTCCATTTATAGATTCATTATATTCTAAATATCCAAATGCACAATTAAGAACAGACGGATTAAATGTTGGACTTCCTGAAGGTCAAATGGGAAACAGTGAAGTAGGCCACATGAATTTAGGTGCTGGACGAATAGTATATCAAGACTTAGCAAAAATAAATTTAGCAGTAGCCAACAAAACTATGAATCAAGAAAAATCATTAATGGATGCTCTTGATTACGCTAAAAAAAACAACAAATCGGTTCATTTCTTAGGCTTAGTTTCAGATGGCGGTGTACATTCTCACACTTCACATTTAAAAGGTTTAATAGATGTCGCTCAGGAAATGGGTGTACAAAATATGTTTGTTCATGCTTTTACAGATGGTAGAGATG
It includes:
- a CDS encoding murein L,D-transpeptidase catalytic domain family protein, translated to MNYRLIPLFALSFLLFSFTTFKGIERVEINKSTDPKLVAANLKLALEIKCKSFYSNITSNEYKLPNFDSFFKAFEGYNNLKEQGLIEKEYLTIVDFSLSSNEERMWVINMETKEIVLQSLVAHGRNSGELFASDFSNRSESYQSSLGFYTTGETYIGKHGLSLRLDGLEYGINDKARDRAVVIHGADYVSEKFIKSNGRLGRSQGCPAVPNEISAKLIELIKDKTCLFIYHPSRSYSKKSKLTS
- a CDS encoding DUF5916 domain-containing protein; amino-acid sequence: MKAEKKTNNVIIDGILNEDDWLNASVADNFYTFEPNNGTLVSKELRTEVKVLYDNDAIYIGALLYDNDPSKILKEITERDRFGTADSFGVFINGYNDGQQDFQFYVSAANGQSDCNFTSQNGEDYSWNAIWESKTKITDIGWIVEIKIPYAALRFPSSNIQTWGINFFREIKRTRQKYTWSHINNNVGTFSQQAGILNGIENISTPTRLFLIPYASSYLNSNKEDTELTLKGGLDIKYGINDAFTLDAILIPDFGQTKFDNVELNLGPFEQEFNENRPFFTEGTDLFNKGDLLYTRRIGASPIFKPKLGANERVDEFPSTTNLLNALKISGRNDDGLGIGFLNAITEETTVTIRNTEDGSSRRKVVSPLTNYNVTVFDQRFNKNSSVTFINTNVTRNGSFRDANVSGIVFDLNTKKNTFNLSGKANLSSVYDEKNTNGINSSLAIGETSGKYRFGIGAEYISKDFDNNDLGINFQTNYYSFYTNTSYRILNPTKIFNSFRVLLSSYIEFNNLTNEIQQNNFGIDINTTSRKNHYVGMGYNIKPYERYDYYEPRITDRFLITPKLQNFWFSISSNYNNKFALDLNIEYVDFDQNGRSDFDFSIKPRYRFSDQFSLIYEINPYTQKDNIGFIDYIDSSNEIIMAQRNRTTLNNNLTSKFSINSQMNFNLSVRHYWSIAENNAFFSLQETGRLIEKTDYTENKNSSFSTWNLDLSYSWWFAPGSQATILYRNNATNSTNDINKNFNKNLDTLFSDKLNHVFSISIRYFIDYNQTKNWFKKA